The genomic segment ATGAGCACTGGGTAGGTGAACACCCTCTCAAGCGGCCTATCTCGGGCCCTTCACCCCCTAACCTCCCCAAGAGACCCATGAATCGAGTTGTATTTACAAGGTCGACGCTTCTCGCGACCGCACTTGTTGCCGGGATCACCTCGGCAAGCCACGCCATCGACTACGATGACACCATCACCTTCGACACGGATCCCGTGTTGGCTGCGTCCCAGACACCTGGTGCTTGGTATCCCGATCGCTACGCCCCGGCTGGTTTCGATCGCTTCTCTCTCGGTGGTAATGATCGCTTGCGCCTGAGCATCGACGGTGACAACGGCGTCGTCGGCCGCGGTGCTCCCTATAATTCCACTTTCTACAATACGCACGGCCGCAAGCTCGACCTCCCCGGTGGCGCGTATGCCGTGAAGGCCGATGTGTATGTGCCCAACGATTGGGTCGCGCCGTCGGCACGCCGTCGCTCGGATCTCTGGGTGACTGGCGTGGATGCCGCGGGTGGTGGCACCTTCTACCCGATCATCGGCGTCGCGAACGTTGATGGCACCCCGGTCATCCGCTACTGGGATCTCACCACCGGCTGGGTCACGACTGCGGCCCCCGTCACCGGCGATACTTGGTACACCTTCGGCATCTCCTTGGAAGGCGGCTCTGTCATCTACACGATCAATGGATCCGTGGTAGCCACGGTGGCCGCTCCTTCCGGCGCAAACCGCTTCAAGGATGCGATGATCCAAGGCTACAATTTCAACGATCCTTCCTTGGCTCCCACTCAGATCAGCAGCGAAGACTACGCCGCTTACTGGGACAACCTCGCCTACGCCACCGCGAATGTGGTGAACAGCACCACGGGCAACGGCTACGCTGCGGTCCAAGCCGCGATCGACGGCGCGGTGGCCGGCAATGTCATCGAGATCAAGTCCGGCACCTACGACGGTACCGTGCTGGTCAATAAGGACAATCTCACGATCAAAGCCAAGGCCGGTCAGCCGACCCGGCCCCGGATCGAAGCCTCTGCCCCCGGCGGAGCCCTCGGCACGGTTCTGATTGCCTCCGGAGCGGATGGCACCGTGATCCAAGGACTGGAGATCATCGGCATCGATGGTACGCCCGCTCTCGAAAAGGCGGCCCTCTACTTCCAAGGCACGCATGCGGGTGCAACCATCACGGGAAACACCATCACCGCGAACGGCGACGGTGCGATTCTCACCGAGTATGGCGCGGTTAACTCCGGCATCGTCATCACCGGCAACCTCATTAACGGTGCCACCTTCAACCCTCCGGGCACCGGCTCGGGCCCCGGCGGACAGTTTACGGAGCCGAACTGGCCACGCCCCGCGATCTACATGAGCAGCGGGTCCTCGCCCTTTACTCACACCGGCATCGTCTTCAGCGGTAACATCGTCACCACTACCACCGGGGATTCCGTGAACGGAAACCTCGCGGTGAACCTCGACGGCAACGGCGTGACGGTTGAGGACAACGAGTTCCTCAGCAACACGGGTACCAAGCCGGGACAATCGCTCCTGCGCGTCCGTGGCACGAACACCACCGTGGAAGGCAATACCTTCGGCGGCACCGCGGATGTCGCGCTGATCGTCGGCACCGCTTCCGTGGATACCGCCGCCACCAGCACGGTGACAGGCAATGTTTTCAGCGGAGCCTTCGCTGGCACCAAGGTCTGGAACGTCTCCGCCTCCGCGCTGAGCGCCACCCACAACTTCTGGGGTGATGCGTCGATGCCGTCTTCCCCCTCCGACTTCACCGGCAATATCGCGACTGTCCCGTACTACACGGACGAGGAGCTCACCACCCTCGACGGTCCGGTCCACAACGTCACCGACAACACCTACTTCGCCACCATCAGCGCGGCTCTCGCTGCGACATCCACGGATGCAGGCGATGTGATCGAAGTCGATGCGGGCACCTATTCGGAATCCGCGCTGACCATCTCCAAGGCGGTCACCATCAAGGGGCCCAACGCAGGAGTCATCGGCACCGGCACCCGTTCCGCGGAGTCACGTCTCAGCAATACGACGCTGACGGTGACGGCTGCCGCCACCTTGGACGGCATTGAGGTTTTCCAAACCAACGACGCCAGCAATGCGGTCCTGCTCTACCCGGGCTCGACCCTGCAGAACTCCATCATCAAGCGGGAAGGGGTAACGACCGGAGCCGGTTCGCGAGCAATCGTTACCACGAGCGGAACGGCAATCACGATTAGCGGAAACCTCATCACGGGTGATGCTTCGAACGGTCTTTTCGGCACCCATAAGACCTGGAACAGCGGCATCTACTCGAACGGCAGCGGCACGATCACCAACAACACGATCGAGAACTGCCGCTCTGCCATCAATCTGGATGACTTCAATTCCGCGGTTTCGGTCACGGGCAATACCTTCCGGAACGACGGCACCTACCTGAGCTTCGGTGGCACCGTCCCGACCTTGGGCTCGCACGTCATCGCTGGAAACTCCTTCGGCTACAACTACAGCCTCTCCCCGGCAGCAAACCCCTCGCTGATCAACAACAGCAATGTGGCCGCTTCCTTCCGGGTCGACGTTACCGGGAATACCTTCGGTGGCGTTGCCACCACGGCCCTGACCGATGCCCAGAAGTTCGCTCTGGAAGCCCGCATGTTCCACCGCGGTCGCAGCAGCCGTAATGGCGTGGTCGACTTCGTGGCCGGCGAGCAGATCGTGGTCTCCGGAACGACCATCGCCAGCGCCATCGGCGCGGCATCGAATGGCAATACCGTTCGGGTCGGCCCCGGTAGCTTCACGGAGGATGTGGTGCTCAACAAGGAAGTGACCCTGAAGGGCACCGGTGCCGGATCTACCACGCTGGTAGGACCGATCGGTGGCACGGGCTCTTCGACCGTTTCGATCGCTGCTTCGAACGCTACCCTTGATGGCTTTACCATCACCCGGGCGGGCAACAATGTCACCGATTGGAACAACGCCAACCTGAACTCCGGCGGTGTGACCATCCAAGGCCAAGGCTTCACCGGCAATACGATCTCCAACAACGAGATCACCGGGATGCGGAGCGCCATCGACATCAACAACAGCAACGGCCACACCGTCCGTAACAATGTCATCCAGAACAATCACACCGGCCTGATCTTCCGCAACCAGACGGACAATCTGACGGTGGAAGAGAATGCCATCACGGGGAACCGGACGGTGGGTATCCTCTTCCTCGATGCGAGCGGCGGTGACAATGACCCGATTCAGACCGCTGCCGCCTGTAACTTCAGGAACAACGACATCAGCGGCAACTGGTATGGCCAAGTCGTCGACCGTCAGGCTGGAGGCACGCTTCCGCCCGCCGGTTCGAACCCCAAGAACTTCGAGAAGAACTGGTTCGGTAGTGCGAATCCGGTGGTCTCCACCGCGAACAGCGCGGAGCCCGGCTACGCTTCGTTGATTCCCGTCGCCTTCGGTGGCACGGCCACGGCACCGGGCGGTCAGCCCGACATCGCAGGCCCCGGTTCGGCGAATATCGACTACAAGCCCTACCTCAGCCTCGGGACCGATACCGATGTTGAAACCATCACCGGTCGCGGCACCTATGGCTTCCAAGGCAACCAGTCCTCGCTCTGGGATGGCACCACCTCCTCGGAGACGATCACGGGCCCGGTCAGCTATCCGAGCTATTTCATACCCACCGGCACGACCATCACCGTCACTTCGACGGGCAGTCTGACCGTGGGTGAGCTGGAACTCGCTCCCGGCGCGACCTTGGTTGTGAATGGCGGCGAACTGGTGATCGGCACGGATACCAAGATCTCCGGTAACTTCACCATCTTCAACAGCTTCGGCTCTTGGGACATCAACGGGAACACCACCTTCGAGATCGGTCAGACCCTGGCCCTCATCTCCGACATCCACGTGGCTCCGGGCGTGACCCTCACCGTAAACGGTGGTGGCGAGCTTGTCCTCGATGGCTGCGTCATCGACAGCCAGACCCCGGGCAGCTCCTACAACATCGTAGCCGCTGCAAACGGCCTGCTCACGATCGCCCGCAGCATCGTCACCGATGCCGTGATCGATATCAACACGGTCAACGCCTCCGTCACCGCAAACAAGAAATCGAAGGTCTATGACAACAGCTTCGCCAACTCGGCCATCGAGGCCAGTGCGGACGCCAGCGTCTACCACAACCTCTTCGATGCCGCGACAGCAACGGACTCTCCGGGTCCCTTCGCGGATGTCGATGGATGGGGCAACGTGACTTCGATCGACGATGCGAAGAACCGCTTCAGCCTCGAGTTCGCAACTCCGGTTCCCTCGCTGGTCGGCCGTACGATCGATGCCCAAGGCAACCTCTTCGTCCAGTCGGGTGACCAGGTCGT from the Luteolibacter rhizosphaerae genome contains:
- a CDS encoding beta strand repeat-containing protein; translation: MNRVVFTRSTLLATALVAGITSASHAIDYDDTITFDTDPVLAASQTPGAWYPDRYAPAGFDRFSLGGNDRLRLSIDGDNGVVGRGAPYNSTFYNTHGRKLDLPGGAYAVKADVYVPNDWVAPSARRRSDLWVTGVDAAGGGTFYPIIGVANVDGTPVIRYWDLTTGWVTTAAPVTGDTWYTFGISLEGGSVIYTINGSVVATVAAPSGANRFKDAMIQGYNFNDPSLAPTQISSEDYAAYWDNLAYATANVVNSTTGNGYAAVQAAIDGAVAGNVIEIKSGTYDGTVLVNKDNLTIKAKAGQPTRPRIEASAPGGALGTVLIASGADGTVIQGLEIIGIDGTPALEKAALYFQGTHAGATITGNTITANGDGAILTEYGAVNSGIVITGNLINGATFNPPGTGSGPGGQFTEPNWPRPAIYMSSGSSPFTHTGIVFSGNIVTTTTGDSVNGNLAVNLDGNGVTVEDNEFLSNTGTKPGQSLLRVRGTNTTVEGNTFGGTADVALIVGTASVDTAATSTVTGNVFSGAFAGTKVWNVSASALSATHNFWGDASMPSSPSDFTGNIATVPYYTDEELTTLDGPVHNVTDNTYFATISAALAATSTDAGDVIEVDAGTYSESALTISKAVTIKGPNAGVIGTGTRSAESRLSNTTLTVTAAATLDGIEVFQTNDASNAVLLYPGSTLQNSIIKREGVTTGAGSRAIVTTSGTAITISGNLITGDASNGLFGTHKTWNSGIYSNGSGTITNNTIENCRSAINLDDFNSAVSVTGNTFRNDGTYLSFGGTVPTLGSHVIAGNSFGYNYSLSPAANPSLINNSNVAASFRVDVTGNTFGGVATTALTDAQKFALEARMFHRGRSSRNGVVDFVAGEQIVVSGTTIASAIGAASNGNTVRVGPGSFTEDVVLNKEVTLKGTGAGSTTLVGPIGGTGSSTVSIAASNATLDGFTITRAGNNVTDWNNANLNSGGVTIQGQGFTGNTISNNEITGMRSAIDINNSNGHTVRNNVIQNNHTGLIFRNQTDNLTVEENAITGNRTVGILFLDASGGDNDPIQTAAACNFRNNDISGNWYGQVVDRQAGGTLPPAGSNPKNFEKNWFGSANPVVSTANSAEPGYASLIPVAFGGTATAPGGQPDIAGPGSANIDYKPYLSLGTDTDVETITGRGTYGFQGNQSSLWDGTTSSETITGPVSYPSYFIPTGTTITVTSTGSLTVGELELAPGATLVVNGGELVIGTDTKISGNFTIFNSFGSWDINGNTTFEIGQTLALISDIHVAPGVTLTVNGGGELVLDGCVIDSQTPGSSYNIVAAANGLLTIARSIVTDAVIDINTVNASVTANKKSKVYDNSFANSAIEASADASVYHNLFDAATATDSPGPFADVDGWGNVTSIDDAKNRFSLEFATPVPSLVGRTIDAQGNLFVQSGDQVVIDMSVADLDPDGITSAEALLGYNSGLLDPTGSPTVVAPEANWDVVVETEPTGTPGLGLVDSALGLELTFGDASVTADSKIASVTFNALAPGATVGFFRVQTNGVFDGNGQLLKDTRLTKFTAPSTFSLLSPFTSNTGELVIDDLDPAIAVPAVSGTQIQPSAGSVNVLLPSTNYVLRNGTPVILTFTATDSGLSGLEAADAASDLMLTATDGTTVLNSSNYTVSASELSGVVTYTVNLTVPASATTGVYGIAATVRDRSGNVSPSAALGSFQVANETLATVQLEGFTGVLPGPTTRDVTFVATGGSTATWTKAVSFNTSGIGTVALEAVPAGTTAISAKAAWNLRRKLPVSFSLTGVSTTSFSGANLLKAGDITGDNVINTLDFSLLRFHFGKTVSVVPASGAADIDGNGVINSGDFNILQTNFYTVGDPQ